A region from the Arthrobacter gengyunqii genome encodes:
- a CDS encoding ABC transporter ATP-binding protein, giving the protein MSRFTVRRGAEDSVQPRKPSKPGRGADPNYDASARLGTAGEDAVHLGREENLAVRRRSLALLGSLIRPNRGRFIGTVLLVVFSQAARVAGPAIIAYGIDHALPDLQAGNSLPLILSGVAYLLAALLAAGLTAGYVRATALLSQAMLLDLRLRVFRHTQRLSLEFHEKYTSGRIISRQTSDLEALRELLDSGVSSLASGAMYMLFTAVSIFLLDWRTGLLMLVAFVPMYLLTRWYQKRSQLAYRASRVTSAKLIVHFIETMTGIRAVKAFRREKVNAEKYDELAEDYRVATVRSINLNGIFQPGLVLIGNATVAVVLLAGGFRVLDGGLEVGALLALLLYSKRFFQPVDQMAMFYNSFQSASAALEKVSGLLEEVPTVRPPKHPVELEHAKGDIRFDGVEFRYGGGPVILPQMDLHIPAGQTVALVGQTGAGKSTLAKLIARFYDPSQGSVLLDGVDLRSLTQRDLRRAVVMVTQEAFLFSGSVADNIALGKPEATRAEIVASAKAVGAHEFIEALPEGYDTDVNKRGGRVSAGQRQLISFARAFLADPAVLILDEATSSLDIPSERLVQHGLKTLLGNRTALIIAHRLSTVEIADRVLVMHAGEVVEDGTPAELTGGTGRFAKLQAAWQESLV; this is encoded by the coding sequence ATGAGCCGCTTCACCGTCCGCCGCGGCGCCGAAGATTCCGTCCAGCCCCGCAAGCCCTCGAAGCCGGGCAGGGGCGCCGATCCAAACTACGACGCCTCCGCCCGCCTGGGCACCGCCGGCGAGGACGCCGTCCACCTGGGCAGGGAAGAAAACCTCGCCGTCCGCCGCCGATCACTGGCCCTGCTGGGCTCCCTGATCCGACCCAACCGCGGACGCTTCATCGGCACGGTGCTGCTGGTGGTCTTCTCCCAGGCAGCGCGCGTGGCCGGACCGGCCATCATTGCGTACGGCATCGACCACGCTCTGCCGGATCTGCAGGCGGGCAACAGCCTGCCGCTGATCCTTTCCGGAGTGGCGTACCTGCTGGCGGCCCTGCTGGCAGCAGGGCTGACCGCGGGTTATGTCCGCGCCACCGCCCTGCTCAGCCAGGCCATGCTGCTGGACCTGCGGCTGCGGGTCTTCCGGCACACCCAGCGCCTGAGCCTGGAGTTCCACGAGAAGTACACCTCCGGGCGGATCATTTCGCGGCAGACCTCCGATCTGGAAGCGCTGCGCGAACTGCTGGACTCCGGCGTCAGCTCCCTCGCATCCGGCGCGATGTACATGCTGTTCACCGCCGTGAGCATCTTCCTGCTGGACTGGCGCACCGGACTGCTGATGCTGGTGGCCTTCGTTCCGATGTACCTGCTGACCCGCTGGTACCAGAAACGCTCCCAGCTGGCCTACCGCGCCTCCCGGGTCACCTCCGCGAAGCTGATTGTGCACTTCATCGAAACCATGACCGGCATCCGGGCGGTCAAGGCCTTCCGCCGCGAAAAGGTCAACGCCGAGAAGTACGACGAGCTGGCCGAGGATTACCGCGTAGCCACCGTCCGCTCCATCAACCTCAACGGCATCTTCCAGCCCGGGCTGGTGCTGATCGGCAACGCCACCGTGGCCGTGGTGCTTCTGGCGGGCGGCTTCCGGGTGCTCGACGGCGGCCTGGAGGTGGGTGCCCTGCTGGCGCTGCTGCTGTACTCCAAGCGCTTCTTCCAGCCGGTGGACCAGATGGCCATGTTCTACAACTCGTTCCAGTCCGCCTCGGCGGCGCTGGAAAAGGTTTCCGGCCTGCTGGAGGAAGTGCCCACCGTGCGCCCGCCGAAGCATCCGGTGGAGCTGGAGCATGCCAAGGGCGACATCCGGTTCGACGGCGTGGAATTCCGCTACGGCGGCGGCCCGGTGATCCTGCCGCAAATGGACCTGCACATTCCCGCCGGCCAGACCGTGGCCCTGGTGGGACAGACCGGCGCCGGCAAGTCCACCCTCGCCAAACTGATCGCCCGTTTCTACGACCCGTCACAGGGGTCCGTGCTGCTCGACGGCGTGGATCTGCGGAGCCTGACCCAGCGAGACCTTCGCCGCGCCGTGGTCATGGTGACGCAGGAAGCGTTCCTGTTCAGCGGCTCGGTGGCGGACAACATCGCCCTCGGCAAGCCCGAAGCCACCCGAGCGGAGATCGTTGCGTCCGCGAAGGCGGTGGGCGCGCACGAGTTCATCGAAGCCCTGCCGGAAGGTTATGACACCGATGTGAACAAACGCGGCGGCAGGGTCTCCGCCGGACAGCGCCAGCTGATCAGCTTTGCCCGGGCCTTCCTGGCCGATCCCGCGGTGCTGATCCTGGACGAGGCCACCTCGTCGCTGGACATCCCCAGCGAACGGTTGGTCCAACACGGGCTGAAGACCTTGCTCGGCAACCGGACGGCGCTGATCATCGCGCACCGGCTGTCCACCGTGGAGATCGCCGACCGGGTACTGGTCATGCACGCCGGCGAAGTGGTGGAGGACGGCACCCCCGCCGAGCTCACCGGCGGCACCGGCCGGTTTGCCAAGCTGCAGGCCGCCTGGCAGGAGTCCCTGGTGTAG
- a CDS encoding PaaI family thioesterase — MDITPQMIRQLVPFAEFLEIDFPELSPHLVVAQLADRPEYGTIGGGVHGGAVMALADVAAAVMAVMASGDPAAAPATMQSSTNFLRPARGVLRAEAEVTRTGRTTVVDVRVTDSSGEACAVVRQIVSVKAAAQPASI, encoded by the coding sequence ATGGACATTACCCCTCAGATGATTCGACAGCTCGTTCCGTTTGCCGAATTCCTGGAGATCGATTTTCCCGAACTGTCGCCGCACCTCGTGGTGGCGCAGCTTGCCGACCGGCCGGAATACGGCACCATCGGAGGCGGAGTGCACGGCGGCGCGGTCATGGCCCTGGCGGACGTCGCCGCTGCAGTCATGGCGGTCATGGCCTCCGGTGACCCCGCAGCCGCGCCGGCAACAATGCAATCCTCCACAAACTTCCTGCGGCCGGCACGCGGTGTCCTTCGGGCCGAAGCCGAGGTAACGCGGACGGGCCGCACCACCGTCGTGGACGTCCGGGTTACGGACAGCTCCGGTGAGGCCTGTGCGGTGGTGCGCCAAATCGTGTCCGTCAAAGCCGCAGCCCAGCCTGCTTCCATCTGA
- a CDS encoding dihydrofolate reductase family protein, with the protein MVVRVDLNISLDGFATTTDQTPEDPFGQDWSRLVGPYTATRTFRERVLHESGGGTTGVDDKYAAAYFEGIGAEIMGAGMFGLHNFPDDPAWKGWWGDETPFRYPVFVLTHTTREPIDMPDGTRFEFLAASPEEALARAVDAAGGQDVRIGGGPTVVKSFLAAGLVDRMHVGITPILLGRGISLWDGLRGIEDGYDVGAETAESGVVHLTFQR; encoded by the coding sequence ATGGTTGTCCGCGTTGATTTGAATATCTCACTGGACGGGTTCGCCACCACTACGGATCAAACTCCCGAGGACCCGTTCGGTCAGGACTGGTCGCGGCTGGTGGGTCCGTACACCGCCACCCGGACGTTCCGGGAGCGTGTCCTGCATGAGTCCGGCGGAGGCACCACCGGCGTGGACGACAAATACGCTGCGGCGTACTTCGAGGGCATCGGCGCCGAAATCATGGGAGCGGGCATGTTCGGGCTGCACAACTTCCCCGACGACCCGGCATGGAAAGGCTGGTGGGGCGACGAAACTCCGTTCCGCTACCCGGTCTTCGTCCTCACCCACACCACCCGCGAACCCATCGATATGCCTGACGGGACACGCTTTGAGTTCCTCGCCGCGTCACCGGAAGAGGCGCTGGCACGGGCGGTCGATGCCGCCGGCGGCCAGGACGTGCGGATTGGCGGCGGTCCCACCGTGGTCAAGTCGTTCCTGGCAGCCGGGCTGGTGGACCGCATGCACGTGGGCATCACACCGATCCTGCTGGGCCGCGGCATCAGCCTCTGGGACGGCCTGCGCGGCATCGAGGACGGTTACGACGTCGGCGCAGAGACGGCGGAAAGCGGAGTCGTACACCTGACCTTCCAGCGCTGA
- a CDS encoding phosphoribosylaminoimidazolesuccinocarboxamide synthase, with amino-acid sequence MSAPELAGWTHVYSGKVRDLFVPADLSAPGAGERVLVVASDRISAFDHVLSSEIPDKGRILTQLSLWWFEQLKVPHHVISADEGVPAEVAGRAMICKKLQMYPVECIARGYLTGTGLAEYRQSQTVCDVPLPAGLVDGSRLEPAIFTPSAKAEVGEHDENINYEAVVKLVGVGTAETLRSLTLDIYTAAEAIARNRGIILADTKVEFGLDPATGEVTLGDEVLTPDSSRFWDAALYSPGQAQPSFDKQYVRDWLTSPESGWDKASDAPPPALPADVVERTRARYVEAYERLTGRTFA; translated from the coding sequence ATGAGCGCCCCCGAATTGGCCGGTTGGACCCACGTCTATTCAGGAAAGGTCCGAGACCTGTTTGTCCCGGCGGATCTGTCGGCACCGGGCGCGGGTGAACGGGTCCTGGTGGTGGCCAGCGACCGGATCAGCGCCTTTGACCATGTGCTGAGCTCCGAGATTCCGGACAAGGGCAGGATCCTGACACAGCTGAGCCTATGGTGGTTCGAGCAGCTGAAGGTTCCCCATCACGTGATTTCCGCGGACGAGGGAGTGCCGGCCGAGGTGGCTGGCCGGGCCATGATCTGCAAAAAGCTTCAGATGTATCCGGTGGAGTGCATCGCCCGCGGCTATCTCACGGGCACCGGGCTGGCGGAATACCGGCAGTCGCAGACCGTGTGCGACGTGCCGCTGCCGGCCGGTTTGGTGGACGGTTCCCGGCTGGAGCCGGCCATTTTCACGCCGTCGGCCAAGGCCGAAGTGGGCGAGCATGACGAGAACATCAATTACGAGGCTGTGGTGAAGCTTGTCGGGGTGGGGACAGCGGAGACACTGCGCTCGCTGACGCTGGACATCTACACGGCGGCCGAGGCGATCGCCCGGAACCGCGGCATCATCCTGGCTGACACCAAGGTGGAGTTTGGGCTGGATCCGGCCACCGGCGAGGTCACGCTGGGAGATGAGGTGCTCACCCCGGATTCCTCCCGGTTCTGGGACGCGGCGCTGTACTCGCCGGGTCAGGCCCAGCCGTCCTTCGACAAGCAGTACGTCCGGGATTGGCTGACCTCGCCGGAGTCCGGCTGGGACAAGGCGTCGGACGCGCCGCCGCCGGCGCTGCCCGCCGACGTCGTCGAGCGAACCCGTGCCCGCTATGTGGAGGCCTATGAGCGGCTGACGGGGCGGACGTTCGCCTAG
- the purD gene encoding phosphoribosylamine--glycine ligase, producing MKVLVVGPGGREHALVRSLLADPYVREVHAAPGNAGMAQMVPVHAVNASDPAEVTALARSLGSDLVVIGPEAPLAAGVADALREAGIPVFGPSKAAAQLEASKAFAKQVMAAAGVPTAMARVASTAEEAADALDTFGAPYVVKDDGLAAGKGVVVTSDRDEALAHARACFDVGGSVVIEEFLDGPEVSLFVLSDGRNVVPLAPAQDFKRIYDGDEGPNTGGMGAYSPLTWVPADLVDNVVQRVAQPTVDEMAARGTPFVGVLYCGLALTSRGVRVIEFNARFGDPETQAVLARLKTPLGGLLMAAAKGELDAMEQLKWDPRTAVAVVVAAANYPDAPRTGDRIRGLKKAEKIDGVHVLHAGTRLEDGKVVSAGGRVLAVVGLGADLQAARDLAYAGVDTISLDGSQHRTDIALKALHGEVAVPAGSQPVADRDVDGDLA from the coding sequence GTGAAGGTTCTCGTTGTAGGCCCCGGTGGCCGCGAACATGCCCTTGTCCGATCCCTGCTGGCCGATCCCTACGTTCGCGAGGTGCACGCAGCCCCCGGCAATGCGGGCATGGCGCAGATGGTCCCGGTCCATGCGGTCAACGCCAGTGACCCCGCGGAGGTGACCGCTCTGGCCCGCAGCCTCGGGTCCGACCTGGTGGTGATCGGCCCGGAGGCCCCGCTGGCCGCAGGTGTTGCCGATGCCCTCCGGGAGGCCGGCATCCCCGTGTTTGGCCCGTCGAAGGCGGCCGCACAGCTGGAGGCATCCAAGGCGTTCGCCAAACAGGTGATGGCGGCGGCCGGTGTGCCCACCGCCATGGCACGGGTGGCCTCCACCGCTGAGGAGGCTGCCGATGCCCTGGACACCTTCGGCGCCCCGTACGTGGTCAAGGATGACGGGCTCGCCGCCGGCAAGGGCGTGGTGGTCACCTCCGACCGCGACGAAGCTTTGGCCCACGCCCGGGCCTGCTTCGATGTTGGCGGCTCGGTGGTGATTGAAGAATTCCTGGACGGACCCGAAGTGTCCCTCTTTGTCCTCTCCGACGGACGGAACGTAGTTCCGTTGGCCCCGGCACAGGACTTCAAACGCATTTACGACGGCGATGAAGGCCCCAACACCGGCGGCATGGGCGCCTATTCGCCGCTGACCTGGGTTCCGGCGGACCTGGTCGACAACGTTGTCCAGCGCGTTGCACAGCCTACGGTCGACGAAATGGCAGCCCGCGGCACGCCGTTTGTCGGCGTCCTGTACTGCGGCCTGGCCCTGACCTCACGCGGAGTGCGGGTCATTGAGTTCAACGCACGCTTCGGCGATCCGGAAACCCAGGCCGTGCTGGCCCGCCTCAAGACTCCGCTGGGCGGACTGCTGATGGCCGCAGCCAAGGGCGAACTGGATGCCATGGAACAGCTGAAGTGGGATCCCCGGACCGCAGTTGCCGTGGTGGTGGCTGCCGCCAACTATCCGGACGCACCGCGCACCGGCGACCGGATCCGCGGGCTGAAGAAGGCCGAAAAGATTGACGGCGTGCACGTGCTGCACGCCGGCACCCGGCTCGAGGACGGCAAGGTGGTCTCCGCCGGTGGGCGGGTGCTGGCCGTCGTCGGCCTGGGCGCTGACCTGCAGGCCGCCCGCGACTTGGCCTACGCGGGCGTGGACACGATCTCGCTGGATGGATCCCAGCACCGCACCGACATTGCCCTGAAGGCGCTGCACGGTGAGGTGGCCGTTCCCGCAGGCTCCCAGCCCGTGGCCGACCGCGACGTAGATGGAGACCTGGCATGA